The Sylvia atricapilla isolate bSylAtr1 chromosome 3, bSylAtr1.pri, whole genome shotgun sequence genome has a window encoding:
- the SUPT7L gene encoding STAGA complex 65 subunit gamma gives MLRYWGEIPVSSNQANRSSFDLLQREFRTVEVQDPPLHQPSANKPRPTTMLDIPSEPCSLTIHTIQLIQHNRRLRSLIAAAQAQNQQQAEGIKTEENEPLPSCPASPPLPDDLLPLDSKTPKMPFQLRHSDPESDFYRGKGEPVTELSWSSCRQLLYQSMATILAHTGFECANESVLETLTDIAHEYCLKFTKLLRFAVDREARLGHTPFPDVMEQVFHEVGIGSVLSLQKFWQHRIKDYHSYMLQVSKQLSEEYEKIVNPEKAAEDTKPVKIKEEPVSDITFPISEELEGDLASGDQSLPVGVLGAQSERFSANLEVEASPQTSGAEVNASPLWNLAQVKMEPQENEEANVHGHGVLGSDVFEEPMSGMSEAGMPQSPNGSESSYGSHSADSLMGSSPVFNQRCKKKMKKM, from the exons ATGCTGCGATACTGGGGCGAGATCCCGGTTTCTTCCAACCAGGCCAACCGCAGCTCCTTTGACCTGCTGCAGCGTGAGTTTCGTACTGTGGAAGTCCAGGATCCTCCCCTGCACCAGCCGTCTGCGAACAAACCCCGTCCGACCACCATGCTGGACATCCCCTCCGAGCCCTGCAGCCTCACCATCCACACCATCCAGCTCATCCAGCACAACCGGCGCCTGCGCAGCCTCATCGCCGCGGCTCAGGCTCAGAACCAGCAGCAAGCAGAGGGCATAAAAACCGAAGAGAATGAACCCCTGCCATCCTGTCCGGCCTCCCCACCTCTCCCTGATGACCTCCTTCCTCTGGATAGCAAAACCCCCAAGATGCCATTTCAGCTGAGGCACAGTGACCCAGAGAGTGATTTCTACAG agggaagggggagccagtgacagagctgagctggtcCTCCTGCCGGCAGCTCCTGTACCAGTCGATGGCCACCATCCTGGCGCACACGGGCTTCGAGTGTGCCAACGAGAGCGTCCTGGAGACGCTGACGGACATCGCGCACGAGTACTGCCTCAAGTTCACCAAGCTGCTGCGCTTCGCCGTGGACAGGGAGGCTCGGCTCGGGCACACCCCTTTCCCCGACGTCATGGAGCAGGTCTTCCACGAAGTGGGCATTGGCAGCGTGCTCTCGCTGCAGAAGTTCTGGCAGCACCGCATTAAGGATTATCACAGCTACATGCTTCAG GTTAGCAAGCAGCTCTCTGAAGAATACGAGAAGATTGTCAACcctgaaaaggcagcagaagacACAAAACCTGTGAAGATTAAGGAGGAACCTGTTAGTGATATTACTTTCCCCATAAGTGAAGAGCTGGAAGGAGATCTGGCTTCTGGTGACCAGTCTTTGCCTGTTGGAGTTCTTGGAGCTCAAAGTGAGCGCTTCTCTGCCAACTTGGAAGTAGAAGCTTCTCCACAGACTTCAG ggGCTGAGGTGAATGCTTCCCCACTGTGGAACTTGGCACAGGTGAAAATGGAGCCACAGGAAAATGAGGAGGCTAATGTACATGGCCACGGGGTCCTAGGCAGTGATGTCTTTGAGGAACCAATGTCAGGCATGAGTGAAGCTGGGATGCCACAAAGCCCCAATGGCTCTGAGAGCAGCTACGGTTCTCATTCTGCTGACAGCCTGATGGGATCCTCACCTGTCTTCAACCAGCGCTgcaagaaaaagatgaagaagatgTGA
- the SLC4A1AP gene encoding kanadaptin isoform X2 — protein sequence MAEAAEAAEAEPAEPAEPAAFKRPSRPLPAAPGPGDPGPSPPGAPRAAAAAPPAPRYEEPPWGSRPPAGSGYGLEVLKGGVLLGSVRLEDSSWFLVGRLPGCALSLEHPSVSRHHAVLQYRGAGCSPDDPSGADAAGFYVYDLGSTHGTFLNKARVPPRTYCRVRVGHGLRFGGSSRLFLLQGPKEDQESESELTVTELKALRKQQQAKLEKTMLGEDSDEENEKEERNERSQNSDMSCSWGMGEDAEEDEIEENPIAVDFQDVQDAFYVKDPRKALQGFFDREGEELEYEYDDRGHNSWLCRIKLPVDDASGKQLVAEVLHSGKKKEAMIQCALEACRLLDARGVLRQEAVSRKRKSKNWEDEDFYDSDDDTFLDRTGAVEKKRLNRMKKAGKIEEKPETYDSLVTKLKEAENELSEITEKLKVSGKVESHPAAQDSLDEFMTEIKSGCTLDSVARKKLHLRSFELKKEQQRLKGLIKLVKPAELPELKPQGGSSSLNAENKPKKMNLPLFGAMKGGSKFKLKTGSLGKLPVKRPDIPESLFKTKDDGPEEEEEEEEEEMEEQQKADAVNSRVSNIEMKMTTEKETGKEAHAPDGSPCNNKNLECLQDEVDFLPEPKVLRNESQMGPSQEKSQGPTTFFFLTVPR from the exons ATGGCGGAGGCGGCGGAGGCAGCGGAGGCTGAGCCCGCCGAGCCCGCCGAGCCCGCCGCCTTCAAGCGCCCGAGCcgcccgctgcccgccgcccccgggcccGGCGACCCGGGGCCCAGCCCGCCGGGAGCCCCCCGcgcagccgccgccgcgccgcccgcgccgcgctACGAGGAGCCGCCGTGGGGCagccgcccgcccgccggcTCCGGCTACGggctggaggtgctgaaggGCGGCGTGCTGCTGGGCTCGGTGCGGCTGGAGGACAGCAGCTGGTTCCTGGTGGGGCGGCTGCCCGGCTGCGCCCTGTCCTTGGAGCACCCGTCGGTGTCGCGGCACCACGCCGTGCTGCAGTACCGAGGCGCCGGCTGCTCCCCCGACGACCCGAGCGGCGCCGATGCCGCCGGGTTCTACGTGTACGACCTGGGCAGCACCCACGGCACCTTCCTCAACAAGGCGCGGGTGCCGCCCCGCACATACTGCCGGGTGCGGGTGGGCCACGGGCTGCGCTTCGGCGGCAGCTCCCgcctcttcctcctgcag GGACCCAAAGAGGACCAGGAGTCTGAGTCAGAACTAACTGTGACTGAACTGAAGGCACTACGCAAGCAGCAGCAAGCAAAATTAGAAAAGACAATGTTGGGAGAGGACTCTgatgaggaaaatgagaaagaggagagaaatgaaaggagtCAGAATAGTGATATGAGCTGCTCGTGGGGAATGG gtgaggatgctgaggaggATGAGATTGAAGAAAACCCTATTGCTGTTGATTTTCAGGATGTTCAAGATGCCTTTTATGTAAAAGATCCTAGGAAAGCCCTACAAGGCTTTTTTGATAGAGAag GAGAAGAGCTAGAATATGAGTATGATGATCGTGGGCACAACAGCTGGCTGTGCAGGATCAA ATTGCCTGTGGATGATGCATCAGGGAAGCAGCTGGTGGCAGAGGTTCTccattcaggaaaaaagaaggaggcAATGATACAATGTGCACTGGAAGCTTGCAGGTTGCTGGATGCTCGAGGAGTACTGAGGCAAGAAGCAG TATCCcgaaaaaggaaatcaaagaaCTGGGAAGATGAGGATTTTTATGACAGTGATGACGACACCTTCCTCGATCGAACTGGTGCTGTGGAAAAGAAGCGGCTGAACAGAATGAAGAAAGCTGgtaaaatagaagaaaaaccAGAGACTTATGACTCCTTG GTCACAAAGctaaaagaagcagaaaatgagcTTTCTGAGATAACAGAGAAGCTGAAGGTTTCAGGGAAAG TCGAGTCCCATCCAGCAGCTCAAGATTCTTTGGATGAATTCatgactgaaataaaatcaggatGCACATTAGACAGCGTGGCACGGAAGAAGCTTCACTTGCGGTCATTTGAACtgaagaaagagcagcagagactgAAAGGGTTAATAAAGCTTGTcaagcctgcagagctgcctgagctgAAGCCCCA GGGTGGGAGTTCCAGTCTGAATGCAGAGAACAAGCCTAAAAAGATGAACCTGCCTCTCTTTGGTGCCATGAAAGGGGGGAGCAAATTCAAACTGAAAACTGGAAGCCTAGGG AAGTTGCCTGTTAAGCGTCCAGACATTCCTGAAAGCTTGTTCAAAACAAAAGATGATGgcccagaggaggaggaggaggaggaagaagaagaaatggaagagcagcaaaaagcagaTGCAGTAAACAGCAGAGTGTCAAACatagaaatgaaaatgacaacagagaaagaaacagggaaagaagCTCATGCTCCTGATGGCTCTCCTTGCAATAACAAAAATCTAGAATGCCTTCAGGATG